The uncultured Desulfobulbus sp. genome window below encodes:
- a CDS encoding dual specificity protein phosphatase family protein, with protein MPKYELTWITEHLATGYAPMSYEELDAIREQGISAIVNLCGEFCDLHQIEEQSGFEVYYLPVADECAPDLEEMEKALEWLDEAVYLNKKVLVHCRHGFGRTGTFVSAYLLRRGLGMKMTEKALKGNRAKPTNYSQWKLLRKYGKQEGILQAKKPSIDNQIGIDTQALVNDYITFVAAVDDQYGDLLNGADCCGQGNSSCCFQPFDMLLIESHYLSKMINKSLSQDKRLEVIERAVAMTRKLRELHHESPGLSSEEFQQLSSQSGFRCPLLSDEGACLLYTARPLRCRLFAVNQDAPMADSVQEGLRRLSKNAYLTLAGIFPPGGNLDFSSVDTMSGKFVQVYYQAMMHKR; from the coding sequence ATGCCAAAATATGAACTGACCTGGATCACGGAACATCTTGCCACTGGCTACGCGCCCATGTCCTATGAAGAGCTTGATGCTATTCGTGAGCAGGGAATCTCTGCAATCGTCAACCTCTGCGGTGAATTTTGTGATCTGCATCAAATTGAAGAACAGTCTGGGTTTGAGGTGTATTACCTGCCGGTGGCTGATGAATGTGCGCCTGATCTCGAAGAGATGGAAAAAGCACTTGAGTGGTTGGATGAGGCTGTCTATCTCAACAAAAAGGTGCTGGTTCACTGTCGTCATGGCTTTGGGCGAACAGGTACCTTCGTCTCTGCCTATCTGCTTCGCCGAGGGCTGGGAATGAAGATGACCGAAAAGGCGCTTAAAGGAAATCGTGCCAAGCCGACAAACTATTCCCAGTGGAAACTTCTCCGTAAATACGGCAAGCAAGAAGGCATTCTACAAGCCAAAAAGCCCTCTATTGACAATCAGATTGGTATTGATACCCAGGCCCTGGTCAATGATTACATAACCTTTGTCGCGGCTGTTGATGATCAGTATGGTGATCTACTCAATGGGGCAGACTGTTGTGGTCAGGGAAACAGTTCCTGCTGCTTTCAACCTTTTGATATGCTCCTGATTGAAAGCCATTATCTCAGTAAAATGATCAATAAGAGCCTCAGTCAAGACAAACGCTTAGAGGTTATCGAGCGTGCCGTGGCCATGACCCGCAAACTCAGAGAATTACATCATGAGTCCCCGGGCCTGAGTAGTGAAGAGTTTCAGCAGCTCTCCAGTCAATCGGGCTTCCGCTGCCCGTTGCTCAGTGATGAGGGAGCCTGTCTCCTCTATACTGCTCGCCCTCTCAGGTGCCGCCTCTTCGCGGTCAACCAAGATGCACCCATGGCTGATTCCGTGCAGGAAGGACTGAGGCGACTTTCAAAAAATGCCTATCTGACCCTTGCCGGTATTTTCCCACCAGGGGGCAATCTCGATTTTTCCAGTGTTGACACCATGTCCGGAAAATTCGTTCAGGTGTATTATCAGGCTATGATGCACAAAAGGTAA
- a CDS encoding menaquinone biosynthesis protein, which translates to MVRIGMVNYINVAPIYEVWKEQSFPDQWQVVEAQPSQLNVLLEEDKIDLGFVSSFAYALHPERYQILADLSISATGPVGSVFLFSKVAPDELDDKLVILTGQSDTSIRLLKIILEEFYKVRPRYEIGEVYANEENSKRASAVLAIGDDALRLNVEQRYPVQLDLGETWHRQTGLPFVFSVCAVREEFLNREPEIARQVRQALVNCRKQGAERMAEICDQVARRIPMDCEACSHYLMGIEHDLSAIKIQALERFFQYLMDRQEAPANVLPLKIFA; encoded by the coding sequence ATGGTCCGTATTGGCATGGTGAACTATATAAATGTCGCCCCCATCTATGAGGTTTGGAAAGAGCAGAGTTTTCCGGATCAGTGGCAGGTTGTTGAAGCTCAACCAAGCCAACTCAACGTGCTGCTTGAAGAAGATAAGATCGATTTGGGATTTGTGTCGTCCTTCGCCTACGCACTTCACCCAGAGCGGTACCAGATTCTTGCAGATCTCTCTATCAGTGCTACAGGACCGGTCGGATCGGTGTTTCTCTTCTCAAAAGTGGCTCCTGACGAGCTCGATGACAAGCTCGTCATTCTCACCGGACAGTCTGACACTTCCATTCGCCTGCTCAAAATAATTCTCGAAGAATTCTACAAGGTCCGGCCCCGGTACGAAATTGGGGAGGTCTACGCCAATGAAGAGAACAGCAAAAGAGCGAGTGCGGTACTCGCCATTGGCGATGATGCCCTGCGTCTTAATGTTGAGCAACGCTATCCGGTGCAGCTTGATCTGGGGGAAACCTGGCACAGGCAAACCGGTCTGCCCTTTGTCTTTTCTGTCTGCGCCGTTCGCGAAGAATTTCTGAACCGGGAGCCTGAGATAGCACGTCAGGTTCGCCAGGCATTGGTCAACTGCCGCAAGCAGGGTGCCGAGCGCATGGCTGAGATCTGTGATCAGGTTGCTCGTCGAATTCCCATGGACTGTGAAGCCTGCTCTCATTACCTTATGGGGATAGAGCACGACCTGAGTGCGATCAAAATTCAGGCGCTGGAACGCTTTTTTCAGTATTTAATGGATCGTCAGGAGGCTCCTGCCAATGTGCTGCCCCTGAAAATATTTGCATAA
- a CDS encoding UbiA-like polyprenyltransferase, with translation MWKKISVLLEMIKFQHTVFAMPFALMGAFLAKRGIPDLSVFFWVIIAMGGARTSAMTFNRIADRKFDAANPRTTSRALPAGEVTLTQSWALMIGASLLFFFACFMLNPLALTIAPFALGLTLFYSLTKRFTWLCHVVLGVALAISPLGGWVAVAASLDGYPWVLSLAVLFWVAGFDCIYACLDADFDREAGLYSMPSFFGRKNGFRIAVFFHLLAFILFTLTGILTGLNFWYFLGIAITAAALFYQHLIVSPKDLTRIRQSFFSMNGLIALTLFCATCIALATGS, from the coding sequence ATGTGGAAGAAGATTTCTGTTCTGCTGGAAATGATTAAGTTCCAGCACACTGTTTTTGCCATGCCTTTTGCACTGATGGGTGCATTTCTTGCCAAGCGAGGGATACCAGACCTCTCTGTCTTTTTTTGGGTTATCATTGCCATGGGTGGTGCCCGAACCAGTGCCATGACCTTCAACCGAATTGCGGATCGCAAATTCGATGCGGCAAATCCACGCACCACCAGCCGTGCCCTGCCTGCTGGTGAGGTAACCTTGACGCAGTCATGGGCGCTGATGATTGGCGCAAGCCTGCTCTTTTTTTTCGCCTGCTTTATGCTCAATCCCCTGGCGCTCACCATTGCACCTTTCGCCTTAGGGTTGACTCTTTTTTACTCGCTCACGAAACGCTTTACCTGGCTCTGCCACGTTGTGCTTGGTGTTGCCCTGGCCATCTCTCCCCTTGGTGGTTGGGTGGCGGTGGCGGCCAGCCTTGACGGTTATCCGTGGGTTCTCTCCTTAGCGGTTTTATTTTGGGTTGCGGGCTTTGACTGTATTTATGCCTGCCTTGATGCCGACTTTGATCGCGAAGCAGGCCTCTACTCCATGCCGTCATTTTTTGGACGCAAAAACGGGTTTCGTATTGCCGTGTTTTTTCACCTGCTGGCCTTTATCCTCTTTACCTTGACCGGCATTTTAACAGGCCTGAATTTCTGGTATTTTCTTGGTATTGCTATCACAGCGGCAGCTCTCTTTTACCAGCATCTGATTGTCAGCCCCAAAGATCTCACCCGTATCCGCCAGTCTTTTTTCTCCATGAATGGACTGATCGCACTGACACTCTTTTGTGCCACATGTATCGCCTTAGCCACAGGAAGTTGA
- a CDS encoding Hsp20/alpha crystallin family protein, with the protein MAEQELKIQDKKPVPPNQESTKTENCYAPQVDIYETEEEVVVLADVPGVITENIELSLEENILTISARREAPKYLGRQILEEYATGHYLRRFTVAETIDQDRISAQLVNGVLRVSLPKAGPAQPRKIEVKIG; encoded by the coding sequence ATGGCTGAACAAGAACTCAAAATTCAGGATAAAAAACCAGTGCCCCCCAATCAGGAATCAACCAAGACTGAGAACTGTTACGCACCCCAAGTCGATATTTACGAGACCGAAGAAGAAGTTGTTGTTCTTGCAGACGTACCGGGGGTAATTACAGAAAATATCGAACTTTCTCTTGAAGAGAATATTCTCACCATCAGCGCTCGGCGTGAAGCGCCGAAGTATCTGGGCCGTCAGATTCTTGAAGAATATGCAACCGGCCATTACCTGCGTCGTTTTACGGTGGCTGAAACCATAGATCAGGATCGTATCTCAGCGCAACTGGTTAACGGCGTGCTGCGAGTGAGCCTGCCAAAGGCTGGACCAGCGCAGCCTCGAAAAATTGAAGTCAAAATCGGCTGA
- a CDS encoding DUF3108 domain-containing protein, with product MKPFLAALTAWTLFAAPVEGSSQTPPEIPELRPHQINQETLGIIYSGKEKLHYSVSWSGGVKIGDIYLAIQPASEKGDFVIEAKVKDYGPLSLFYPIDDRFHCYVSGPEKLPVRYDVEQNEGNNHRTKRMSLYDQKTHTVRYQKNNDEVKEYRVEGEVYNEFASFIISRALQYIGQVPIVVPTFADEKRHKVRVAVVKREKRKTIFGKRPTLKVEPKMQFRGLYEKSGNTALWLTDDRCRVPVEIQSRIVVGSLVAELVEYTNPACPELRRKK from the coding sequence ATGAAACCTTTTTTGGCGGCCTTGACTGCCTGGACGTTGTTTGCCGCACCTGTAGAGGGAAGTTCTCAAACACCCCCGGAAATTCCTGAGCTCCGCCCACACCAGATCAACCAGGAAACCCTTGGAATCATCTATTCAGGTAAAGAAAAACTGCACTATTCGGTTTCCTGGAGTGGGGGGGTGAAAATTGGCGATATCTATCTGGCGATTCAGCCAGCATCAGAAAAGGGCGACTTTGTCATCGAGGCAAAGGTCAAGGACTACGGCCCGCTTTCTCTGTTTTATCCCATTGATGATCGGTTTCATTGTTATGTCTCTGGCCCTGAAAAGTTACCTGTTCGCTACGATGTCGAGCAAAATGAGGGAAATAACCACAGGACTAAACGGATGAGCCTCTATGACCAGAAGACGCACACCGTGCGCTATCAAAAAAATAACGACGAGGTCAAAGAATACCGGGTCGAGGGGGAGGTCTATAACGAATTCGCCTCGTTCATCATTTCAAGGGCCTTGCAATATATTGGGCAAGTCCCGATCGTTGTGCCGACCTTTGCCGATGAAAAAAGACACAAGGTCCGTGTAGCTGTGGTCAAACGGGAGAAACGAAAGACAATTTTCGGCAAGCGCCCCACATTGAAAGTTGAACCTAAGATGCAGTTCCGTGGGCTGTATGAAAAGAGTGGCAACACAGCGCTCTGGCTCACCGACGACCGTTGTCGAGTGCCAGTGGAAATTCAGTCACGTATAGTTGTTGGTTCCCTGGTGGCGGAACTGGTCGAATACACCAATCCCGCCTGTCCGGAGTTGCGGCGGAAAAAATAA
- a CDS encoding response regulator: MAEILSLDDVQDATVLIGKILKKNGHTVHTFTEEDDAIAFAKENFIDLAILDIKLKKMSGIEVLAILKENNPALRAIILTGYPTIETAREAISLGADEYCVKPIDRDELESKVAHVLEQSHR; this comes from the coding sequence ATGGCTGAGATTCTCTCATTGGATGACGTTCAGGACGCCACCGTCCTCATTGGTAAGATATTAAAGAAAAATGGACATACGGTTCACACCTTTACCGAAGAAGATGATGCGATTGCTTTTGCAAAAGAGAACTTCATAGACCTGGCTATTCTTGATATTAAGCTCAAAAAAATGAGTGGGATTGAGGTGTTGGCTATTTTAAAAGAGAACAACCCTGCTCTTCGAGCCATCATTTTGACCGGTTATCCGACCATTGAAACAGCAAGGGAGGCGATCAGTCTCGGCGCGGACGAATACTGTGTTAAACCCATTGATCGGGATGAACTCGAATCAAAGGTGGCCCATGTCCTGGAGCAGTCTCATCGATGA
- a CDS encoding IS66 family transposase, giving the protein MGTVNKIRVREEVDLLKQEFEQLCSTGKVSSEIRVLVNSLLVVVELILSIFLEKTTRKGNKNSSIPSSQTEKDETTTKHCTTTGRGKQVNGRVGNTRVKESVTTAQVEVCDICGMVLDSVACQGHERRTKIDIVFEKVVEHIDAEIKQCPNCEATVKGRFPDDMPGKLQYGNGLKAFAIHLVISQMVALNRVQKQIAAMIGSVISEASLLKFVLRLYQSLEAWESRAIDRLLQAPSLHVDETSFRVEGKNHWIHVYSSGETTLKVLHRKRGKEAIEGLNIIPRYGGVIIHDCWASYLSYDHCGHGLCGSHLLRELTFVVDSNQYRWARNLKAVLQQTCCTVAQRPEKCLTEREYANLQKRYRNILTRGSKELPKIPPKPQGKRGRIAKSDAHNLWERLQKHEAAVLLFAKEPHVPFTNNRAERDLRMAKVKQKISGCFRRKQYAQAYCRISSYLQNMASQGINPLVAIQLALAGTLPDAEE; this is encoded by the coding sequence ATGGGAACAGTAAATAAAATAAGGGTCCGCGAAGAAGTCGATCTCCTTAAACAGGAATTTGAACAGCTTTGTTCCACCGGCAAAGTTTCCTCTGAGATACGGGTCCTGGTCAACAGCCTGCTGGTTGTTGTCGAGTTGATACTCTCTATCTTTCTTGAGAAGACAACGCGCAAGGGAAACAAAAACTCGAGCATTCCTTCTTCGCAAACCGAGAAAGACGAAACCACTACCAAGCACTGCACCACTACCGGCAGGGGGAAACAAGTCAATGGGCGGGTTGGCAATACACGCGTCAAAGAATCGGTCACCACTGCTCAGGTCGAGGTGTGTGATATCTGCGGAATGGTGCTGGATAGCGTTGCATGCCAGGGGCATGAACGTCGGACAAAAATCGACATCGTTTTTGAAAAAGTTGTCGAGCACATTGACGCAGAAATAAAGCAATGCCCCAATTGTGAAGCAACAGTCAAGGGGCGTTTTCCTGACGATATGCCGGGTAAGCTGCAGTACGGCAATGGGCTTAAAGCGTTTGCCATTCATTTGGTTATCAGCCAGATGGTCGCTTTAAACCGGGTTCAAAAACAGATAGCAGCCATGATCGGTAGCGTAATCTCCGAGGCCAGCCTGCTCAAATTTGTTTTGCGCTTGTACCAATCACTCGAAGCATGGGAATCCAGAGCTATTGATAGGCTGCTGCAGGCTCCATCCCTGCATGTGGATGAAACCTCGTTTCGGGTTGAAGGGAAGAATCACTGGATTCACGTCTATTCTTCCGGCGAAACAACCCTGAAAGTACTGCATCGAAAGCGGGGCAAGGAGGCAATCGAAGGATTGAATATCATCCCTCGGTATGGCGGGGTGATCATCCATGATTGCTGGGCATCATATTTATCCTACGACCATTGCGGTCACGGACTTTGCGGCTCGCACCTTTTGCGAGAGTTGACGTTTGTCGTTGACTCTAACCAATACCGGTGGGCCCGCAATCTAAAAGCGGTGCTCCAGCAAACGTGTTGTACGGTGGCTCAACGTCCGGAAAAATGTCTTACCGAACGGGAGTATGCCAACCTGCAGAAGCGCTACCGTAATATCCTTACGCGTGGCAGCAAGGAGTTGCCCAAGATCCCTCCAAAACCCCAAGGGAAGCGCGGCAGGATAGCCAAATCCGATGCGCACAATCTTTGGGAGCGATTACAAAAGCATGAGGCGGCAGTCTTGCTTTTTGCCAAAGAACCACATGTGCCGTTCACCAACAACAGAGCGGAAAGGGATCTTCGCATGGCTAAGGTAAAACAGAAAATATCCGGTTGTTTTCGACGGAAACAATATGCCCAGGCTTACTGCAGGATTTCAAGTTACCTGCAGAACATGGCAAGCCAGGGGATCAATCCTCTTGTCGCTATCCAGTTGGCACTGGCAGGAACTCTGCCTGATGCCGAAGAATAG
- a CDS encoding UbiX family flavin prenyltransferase produces MAETRRLLLGVTGATGMLYVPELLRLLSVANVTVHAIISDAGRKVLRFELGITPEELSQVERWYQVDDFTAAPASGSARYDAMVVLPCTVGTLAAIAGGFCGNLIHRAADVTLKERRPLILAVRESPLNRTHLRNMLTVHEAGATICPPMPAFYQHPKTLEDIARQFAARICDLLHIPVDSSSIKRWQGM; encoded by the coding sequence ATGGCTGAGACTCGACGTCTTCTCCTGGGGGTTACTGGCGCAACAGGTATGCTCTATGTTCCCGAGTTACTGAGATTACTTTCTGTAGCTAATGTTACAGTGCATGCAATCATCTCCGATGCCGGGCGCAAAGTCCTTCGTTTTGAGCTTGGCATTACCCCTGAGGAACTCAGTCAGGTCGAGCGATGGTATCAGGTTGACGATTTTACCGCGGCTCCTGCCTCTGGCTCTGCACGCTATGATGCCATGGTTGTCTTGCCCTGTACAGTGGGAACACTTGCCGCCATTGCAGGGGGCTTCTGCGGTAATCTCATTCACCGCGCAGCCGACGTAACCCTTAAAGAGCGACGGCCTCTCATCCTTGCGGTGCGGGAATCTCCGCTCAACCGCACCCATCTGCGCAATATGCTCACAGTCCATGAGGCCGGGGCCACCATTTGCCCTCCGATGCCCGCTTTTTATCAACATCCAAAAACGCTTGAAGATATCGCCAGGCAGTTTGCTGCACGGATCTGCGACCTACTACATATTCCGGTCGACTCCTCATCGATTAAGCGTTGGCAGGGAATGTAA
- a CDS encoding sulfite exporter TauE/SafE family protein produces the protein MKKVTVLVAAVLSAVFLFTSHSQAADAKLGSTQVKAGTPITVSGTIEPGQELYVTVASEKMFAPKDAPGPKEKSRLTNGKDGKNAFGDTEIPASFYVVTSAPQTLAAPKEVWKGQTQGIFAFPPFKYRVMVNKILPWEKIDPSLVPMLGPVSTESQWKFVTFTHEKKFGINTVSKEPGKGGGNARMIMSDYNTTQELWNEGVAVELDKATGKFSVTMTPYKNLAPETKLAVYVNGDKVDTVTIEKSGFFFATGNVYMNPLVVFGGAFIIGMLFVIMGAAGGLFTAAFQITVVGTKGPIGINAGNTIKPTNLFLTMCSPITGLMTFVKEKRFAYPVAIPFAIGIVAGAFFIGPPLSAKYLNLAAFKFYLGIICLVIGIKLFTESLPSAIAKKKAMQAIVKKFNAAVKEAKESGKAMEMGKVEFEKFNFIKFNISFWGETFVARPLMMLLGGVLMGIIASAFGVGGGFMFMPFMTTLVGYPMYLAVPIALAGTFATSIGAVAKYTMLGYQPDWVMAALIAAGAMLGGIVGPKIQKMLPEIFLKRMLAIALILTCLKYADLLWFLR, from the coding sequence ATGAAAAAAGTAACTGTTCTGGTCGCTGCGGTCCTCTCCGCGGTGTTCCTCTTTACCTCACATTCGCAGGCTGCCGACGCCAAGCTGGGAAGCACCCAGGTGAAAGCCGGTACCCCGATTACCGTTAGTGGTACCATTGAGCCCGGTCAGGAACTCTACGTGACCGTCGCCTCTGAGAAGATGTTTGCGCCCAAAGACGCACCCGGGCCCAAAGAAAAATCTCGTCTGACCAACGGTAAAGACGGCAAAAATGCCTTTGGCGACACTGAAATCCCTGCGAGCTTCTACGTCGTGACCAGTGCTCCTCAGACCCTGGCTGCCCCCAAAGAGGTATGGAAAGGCCAGACACAAGGTATCTTCGCCTTCCCGCCTTTCAAATATCGGGTAATGGTCAACAAAATCTTGCCCTGGGAAAAGATTGATCCTTCTCTGGTGCCCATGCTTGGTCCGGTTTCCACCGAATCGCAGTGGAAGTTTGTCACCTTTACCCATGAGAAAAAATTCGGTATCAACACCGTTTCCAAAGAGCCTGGCAAGGGCGGCGGCAACGCTCGTATGATCATGTCTGACTACAACACCACCCAAGAGCTTTGGAATGAAGGTGTTGCAGTAGAGCTGGACAAGGCAACCGGTAAGTTCTCGGTTACCATGACCCCATATAAAAACCTGGCTCCTGAGACCAAACTCGCTGTCTACGTAAACGGCGACAAAGTCGATACCGTGACCATTGAAAAATCTGGTTTCTTTTTTGCTACCGGTAACGTTTACATGAACCCGCTTGTTGTTTTTGGTGGCGCCTTCATCATCGGTATGCTCTTTGTCATCATGGGGGCTGCCGGTGGTCTCTTCACCGCCGCTTTCCAGATTACCGTAGTTGGCACCAAGGGGCCGATCGGTATCAATGCTGGTAACACCATCAAGCCCACCAACCTCTTCTTGACCATGTGTTCTCCGATCACCGGTCTGATGACCTTTGTCAAAGAGAAACGTTTTGCCTACCCGGTCGCTATCCCTTTTGCCATTGGTATCGTCGCAGGTGCATTTTTCATTGGACCGCCCCTGTCTGCAAAATACCTCAACCTGGCAGCGTTTAAATTCTACCTGGGTATCATCTGTCTGGTCATCGGTATTAAGTTGTTCACCGAGTCTCTGCCCAGCGCCATTGCCAAGAAAAAAGCCATGCAGGCCATCGTTAAGAAATTTAACGCGGCGGTTAAAGAGGCAAAAGAGTCTGGCAAGGCTATGGAAATGGGTAAGGTTGAGTTTGAAAAATTCAACTTCATCAAGTTCAATATCTCTTTCTGGGGTGAGACTTTTGTTGCTCGTCCTTTAATGATGCTGCTTGGTGGCGTGCTCATGGGGATCATCGCCTCCGCCTTTGGTGTAGGTGGTGGTTTTATGTTCATGCCCTTCATGACCACCCTGGTTGGCTACCCGATGTACCTGGCGGTGCCGATTGCTCTAGCTGGTACCTTCGCCACCTCCATCGGTGCGGTTGCCAAGTACACCATGCTTGGCTACCAGCCTGACTGGGTTATGGCTGCCTTGATTGCCGCAGGCGCTATGCTTGGTGGTATTGTCGGTCCGAAAATTCAGAAAATGCTGCCGGAAATTTTCCTCAAGAGAATGCTGGCCATTGCCCTGATTTTGACCTGTCTCAAATACGCAGATCTGCTCTGGTTCCTTCGTTAA
- a CDS encoding phosphoribosylaminoimidazolesuccinocarboxamide synthase has translation MSTAVIATDCPELNLLHRGKVRDMYEIPGHADKLLMVATDRISAYDVIMEDPIAGKGKVLTEISLFWFNLLGDILPNHLISSNVDEFPEICHQYRDQLEGRSMLVKRTKVVPIECIVRGYISGSFWSAYKKDTTVCGFALPAGMQESDQFPEPLFTPSTKAEQGLHDENISLARMEELVGAELTQKMAEASIALYQRAADYARTKGIIIADTKFEMGMIGDQLMLVDEVLTPDSSRFWPLDEYTPGKGQPSFDKQFLRDYLSSLDWDKQPPPPPIPAEILEKTISRYQEAQIKLTR, from the coding sequence ATGAGTACGGCTGTAATCGCCACCGACTGCCCGGAGCTGAACCTGCTGCACCGCGGCAAAGTTCGTGATATGTATGAAATTCCTGGCCATGCGGACAAACTGCTGATGGTGGCCACCGATCGCATCTCAGCCTATGATGTGATCATGGAAGATCCCATTGCCGGAAAGGGAAAGGTGCTGACCGAGATTTCCCTGTTCTGGTTCAATCTGCTTGGGGATATCCTGCCCAATCATCTGATCAGTTCTAATGTTGATGAGTTTCCTGAAATTTGTCACCAGTACCGTGATCAGCTGGAAGGACGTTCCATGTTGGTAAAACGGACTAAGGTTGTACCGATTGAATGCATTGTTCGTGGCTACATTTCCGGCTCGTTCTGGAGCGCGTACAAAAAGGATACCACGGTCTGTGGCTTTGCCCTGCCTGCAGGCATGCAGGAATCCGATCAGTTTCCTGAGCCCCTTTTCACCCCCTCAACCAAAGCAGAGCAGGGGCTGCATGATGAAAATATCAGCCTTGCCCGCATGGAAGAGCTGGTTGGAGCAGAACTGACCCAAAAAATGGCAGAGGCCAGTATAGCCCTCTATCAGCGGGCTGCTGACTATGCTCGGACCAAGGGCATTATCATCGCCGATACCAAATTTGAGATGGGCATGATTGGTGATCAGCTGATGCTGGTTGATGAGGTGCTCACCCCTGATTCTTCCCGTTTCTGGCCACTGGATGAGTATACACCAGGCAAGGGGCAACCCAGTTTTGACAAGCAATTCCTCCGGGATTACCTCTCATCTCTCGACTGGGACAAACAACCACCCCCACCTCCAATCCCTGCTGAGATCCTGGAGAAAACCATAAGTCGTTACCAGGAAGCGCAGATCAAACTGACCCGCTGA
- a CDS encoding ubiquinone/menaquinone biosynthesis methyltransferase, with amino-acid sequence MSTLPAPEEKKQFVHDKFSAISGRYDLLNSLLSLQIDRYWRWRTTRLLRQFPEGWVMDLCAGTLPLSLELTRQAPQRCVLSVDFCEDMLRAGAKVLPNDDRRPRISPVCGDGEVLPAPSNSFWGCTVAFGVRNLSQTLQGLKEMHRILKPSGNLLILEFSRPTNPIIKPIYSFYLNKILPAVAGLISGDKEAYQYLASSIAAFYEPDELMAMMREAGFNQVSRIPLTFGIVSIYRGVKD; translated from the coding sequence ATGAGCACCTTACCCGCACCAGAGGAAAAAAAACAATTTGTTCACGACAAATTCTCCGCCATCAGTGGGCGTTATGATCTGTTAAACTCTCTGCTCTCCCTGCAGATAGACCGCTACTGGCGATGGCGCACAACCAGGTTACTTCGCCAGTTTCCCGAAGGATGGGTCATGGATCTCTGTGCAGGCACCCTGCCTCTTTCTCTGGAATTAACCAGACAGGCCCCTCAACGCTGTGTCCTTTCTGTCGATTTTTGTGAAGATATGCTTCGTGCAGGGGCCAAGGTGCTCCCCAATGACGACCGTCGTCCTCGCATTTCACCTGTTTGCGGAGATGGTGAAGTCCTGCCTGCGCCTTCTAACAGTTTCTGGGGCTGCACCGTGGCCTTTGGTGTACGTAATCTCTCCCAGACCCTGCAGGGATTAAAAGAGATGCATCGCATTCTCAAACCCAGCGGCAATTTATTGATCCTCGAGTTCTCCCGGCCAACCAACCCGATCATCAAACCCATTTATTCGTTCTACCTCAACAAGATCCTGCCCGCGGTTGCCGGACTTATCTCCGGTGACAAAGAGGCCTACCAGTACCTGGCCTCTTCCATCGCCGCTTTTTATGAACCCGATGAACTGATGGCGATGATGCGCGAGGCGGGCTTTAACCAGGTGTCACGTATCCCCTTGACCTTTGGTATCGTCTCTATTTATCGGGGTGTGAAGGACTGA
- a CDS encoding Hsp20/alpha crystallin family protein, translating to MAFIRFVDRPTFRNPWAEFERIRQGLDELSRSYGEKAQSQPANVYPPLNMYEEPDRLLITAELPGVAVEDLGLSIDGDTLSLQGKRDNRQSQPGISYHRREIESGSFSRAIALPVKVDSDRVAAKLNNGVLTITLMKASEVTPRQIKVSAD from the coding sequence ATGGCTTTTATTCGATTTGTGGATCGCCCGACATTTCGTAACCCCTGGGCTGAGTTCGAGCGGATTCGGCAAGGATTAGATGAACTCTCTCGTTCCTATGGTGAAAAAGCTCAAAGTCAGCCAGCCAATGTGTATCCACCATTAAACATGTACGAAGAGCCGGATCGATTACTGATTACCGCGGAGTTACCCGGTGTTGCAGTGGAAGATTTGGGCCTATCCATTGACGGAGACACCTTAAGTCTTCAGGGGAAACGGGATAATCGCCAGAGCCAACCGGGGATTTCTTATCATAGGCGGGAAATAGAGTCAGGCAGTTTCAGCCGGGCAATCGCTTTACCGGTGAAGGTTGATAGTGACCGTGTCGCTGCAAAACTTAACAATGGTGTTCTCACCATTACCTTGATGAAGGCCTCTGAGGTAACCCCCCGCCAGATAAAAGTGTCTGCAGATTGA